The window TAAGTAACATGGATGTAGTTTGCTTTGCAGACATTGTTTTCTTAGCAGTTAAGCCAGATGAGTATGCAAGTATTCTTAAGGAAATTAAACCTTCCCTTAAAAAAAACTCAATATTGATTTCCATTGCTGCAGGGGTAACTTTAAAGGATATGGAACAAGCTGTTGGACAAACTGTCAAACTCGTAAGGACGATGCCGAACACTCCTGCATTTGTTCAAGAAGGTATGACTGTTTTTTGTTCGAATGACAAAGTATCTGATCATGAATTAGAGACTGTTAGTGAAATCCTACAAAGTTTTGGGAGAACGGAAGTTATTTCTGAGGTCTTAATGGATTCCATACCCGCGATAAGTGGATCATCGCCAGCTTATGTTTATATGTTTATTGAAGCCTTAGCTGATGGTGGTGTTCTTCAAGGAATCCCGCGAGAACAGGCCTATCGTATAGCAGCACAAGCTGTTTTAGGTGCAGCAAAAATGGTGTTGGATAGTGGCGAGCATCCAGGAGTGTTAAAGGATCAAGTATGTACCCCTGGAGGAGCAACGATTGAAGCGGTGGCTGAGCTTGAGAAAAATCATTTTCGGTCATCAGTCATTCAGGCGATGGAGCGTTGTACAAGAAAAACGAAAGGAATTGGCTCGTAATTACTATTATACCGCAATTCGTCAGTCTAATTATTTGAGAGAGAAGCCTGTCTCATGATAATATGAGGTGTGGAATGGAAATGAAGGAGGGTCACAGTTTTGAAGTTAGTTGGATTATCTGGCGCGATTATGGGGTCCAAAACCGCTATATTAGTGGATGAGGTCATAAAACGTTCTGAAAAATTAGGAGCAGATATAGAAGTTGAGCTAATCGACATGAAGGATTATAAAGTAGAGATCATCGATGGAAGACCATCTGATCAATATAATGATGATACAAAAACAATTATAAAAAAAATTGTTGATGCCGACTTTTTTGTGGTTGGTGCACCGATTTATCAGGCATCAATTCCTGGAGTACTGAAAAATTTGTTTGATCATTTGCCTATGAGTGTCTTTGAATCCAAGGTTGTCGCGATGGTGACAAATGGCGGAACAGAACGGCACGCTTTAGTGGCCGAAAATCAATTAAAGCCTATTTTGTCTTTCTTTAAAGCGATTGTCTGTCCAACAAGTGTTTTTGTGACAAGTGGAGCTTTTAATGATAAGAATGAAATTGTTGATGAAAATGTAAGTGAAAGGCTAGATCGGTTAGCAGAAGAATTAGTTTTTCTGCAAACAAAATTAAGTAATTAAAAAGCATTGGTCCATTTTCTAGGACCAATGCTTTTTTTGCAAGATAACCAGAAAGTATAAAATTTGTCTAGCTTCAGCGAAAAAGCTTCATCGAATAATCTTCGAAGCTTTTGCCCCTAGTAATCGCACGAAGGAAAGCTACTTTGAGCTACTACGCAGAAACAAGTGCTTTTCTTGTTTCGAGGGGCGCTTGCACTTTTCTTATTAAGAGAAATTGTATATAAACAGACAAATTATAGTGATGAAGCTAAAGAAATCACGTTACTGCTTTTAGAAAAAGTGGGACTCAGTGATAAAGCAGACGCCAATCCTGACAGTTTATCTGGCGGACAGAAGCAGCGAGCGGCCTTGCAAGATCTCTAGCCATGAATCCGAAAATTATGCTTTTCGATGAACCAACGCCAGCTCTAGATTCAGAACTTGTTGGAGATGTGTTAAGTGTAATGAAGGATTTGGCAAAGGAAGGGATGACTATGGTAGATGTCACTCATGAAATGGGATTTGCTCGTGAAGTTGCTGATCGAGTCATCTTTATGGATGAAGGAATTATTATGGAAGAGGATCATCCGGAAAATATTTTCAATAACCCTCAGAATCCAAGAACCCAAGAGTTTTTAAGTGAAGTATTGTAAAAGAGAGAACAGTTATTCCGTGCTTTTTCTTTATTCAGTCATTATACTAATATGTAGATATCATAATGGAAAGGATTTGGTTTTCATGAAATACCGAAAACTAGGAGAACTAGAAATAAGTGAGCTTAGCTTTGGTACTTGGGGAATTGGTGGTGACTGGGGAAAATCAAATGATCAAGAAGCCATAGATGGGCTTTCTCGTGCCATGGAAGCGGGAGTAAACTTCTTTGATACAGCTGATGTTTATGGAAGTGGCCATAGTGAGGAACTTTTAGCTAAAGCGACAAAGGGAAAAGAAGATGACATTTATATTGCCACAAAGTTTTGCCGTGCAGGGGACATTTTTGACCCAAAAAACTATTCTGAAGAACAGGTGAGAAGCTATTTAGAGGGAAGTCTTAAACGTTTACAAAGGGAACGGGTTGATTTATATCAAATCCATTGTCCACCTTTTGAAATCTTGAAAGATGGAAGGGTTTTCGAAGTTCTTGATAAGCTTCAGCAGGAAGGGAAAATTCGATACTATGGAGTAAGTGTGGAAACGGTAGAAGAAGGATTATTCTGTTTAGAAAATCCAAATGTAAAAGCTCTTCAAGTCATTTTTAATATCTTTAGACAGAAACCGTTAGAAAAACTTTTTCCTTTAGCAAAAGAAAATGGGGTTGGGATTTTGGCTCGTGTTCCCCTTGCTAGTGGTTTATTAACAGGTAAGTTTTCTGGAGATACTCGTTTTGAAGAAAATGACCACCGAAATTTTAACCGAGATGGACAAGCCTTTAATGTCGGCGAGACGTTCGCAGGTGTTGAATTTTCAAAAGGGGTGGAATTAAGTGATAAATTATCCTGGATTAGTCATGATCGAGGAAACATGACAAGGGCGGCCTTACGCTGGATTCTGGATCATGATTCCGTTACAAGCGTTATACCAGGATTTAAAAATGTAAAACAAGTGGAGGATAATTTAAAGTCACTGGATGTTCCTCCATTTTCAGAAGAAGAAATGAAAAAGCTTAAAGATTTCTATCTAACGGAAGTACATCAACATATAAGAGGAGCTTATTAAACGTAGGGAATTTCCCTACGTTTTTTATGTACTATTAGCTATAAATTATATTCTTGTTTCGATTTTGGGCATGATAAGAAGAAACTATAGAATAGGAGGAAGATAATATGCAAGAAGAAGTAGTAGAGTATATCATTATAGAGGATGAAGAAGGAAATGAAGAGGAGTATGAGGTTGACGCTATTATCGAAATGAATGGAAATTCATATATCTTATTTTCTGAAGCGGATGATCTTGAGATCAGGAAGCTTGTAGATGATGATGGATACCAAATGCTTGAACAAGTTTCGGATAGTGAGATTGATCAAATTATGAGTGCTTATGAAGAGGCATTAAAAGAAGAAAAGTAAATAAATACTTAGGACATTACAACAGAGGAGGTCCATTACAGATGAAGCAGAATGCCTCTAACTCCCAACCACATGCACCAGAACCCTATTGGAGAGAAAGTGTGACATTCCCCAAATACCCTGAAATTCTTCAAGATGATTCAGCTGACATCACAATTGTTGGAGGAGGTATTTCAGGGTTAACCGCAGCTTACATTTTGAGCAAGAAAGGTAAAAAAGTAGTTGTGATTGAAGCAGACCGAATCTTAAATGGCACAACAGGGCATACTACTGCAAAAATTACAGCTCAACATGGACTGTTTTATGACGAACTTATTCAACATTTTGGGAAAAATCTAGCCAAAAAATATTATAATGCACATATGGATGCAAGAGATTTTATAAAACAAACGATTCAAGAAGAAAATATCGAATGTGATTTTTCTGATGAGGATGCCTATGTATATTCAACTACGGAGAAGTACAAAGAAAAAATCGAAAAAGAAATGAAAGCTTATGAACAAATAGGGATTCCTGGGTCTTTAACATATGAGATACCTTTTAACATCCCAATTAAAAATGCAATTATCATGCATGGTCAATCTCAATTTCACCCCCTCAAATATTTTAGAAAAATTGCAGATCAGATCACTGAACAGGGTGGAGAAATATTTGAAAATAGTACGGCAGTGGATATTCATGAGGACAGGGACAGTGCTTTTGTGATTTTAGAAAATGGGAAAAGATTAAAATCATCGAAGGTACTAATCTGCACACACTTCCCATTTTACGATAAGATAGGGTTTTATTTTGCTAGGATGAATGCTTCTAGGTCATATATATTAGGAGTCAAAGCAAATCAAGAATTTCCAGGTGGCATGTATATTAACGCTGAAAAGCCAAGTCGATCCCTTCGATCTACCAAAGTAGGTGGGGAAGATCTCATACTAATTGGTGGGGAAAATCATAAAACGGGACATGATGAAGATACAAAAGCTCATTATCAAGCATTAGAGGCTTTTGGAAAAGATGTTTTTGGGGAAATAGAGATCCCATACAAATGGTCGGCACAGGATTTAGAAACATTAGATAAAATTCCTTATATTGGTCATTTAACGGAAAATCAACCCAATGTATTTCTTGCGACTGGGTACAAAAAATGGGGTATGACCTCAGGAACTTTGGCAGGACAACTTTTATCGGATTTAGTGTTAGAAAATCAAAATCCTTATGCTAATTTGTTTTCTCCCTCTCGTTTTGTTGCAGATCCGAGTCTTCGTCATCTCCTTAAGCAAAATCTACATGTAGCAAAACGTTTTATAACTGGTA of the Bacillaceae bacterium S4-13-56 genome contains:
- a CDS encoding NADPH-dependent FMN reductase, encoding MKLVGLSGAIMGSKTAILVDEVIKRSEKLGADIEVELIDMKDYKVEIIDGRPSDQYNDDTKTIIKKIVDADFFVVGAPIYQASIPGVLKNLFDHLPMSVFESKVVAMVTNGGTERHALVAENQLKPILSFFKAIVCPTSVFVTSGAFNDKNEIVDENVSERLDRLAEELVFLQTKLSN
- the proC gene encoding pyrroline-5-carboxylate reductase, whose translation is MDKKIGFIGCGKMGQAILSGIMSSGITSQQQVVVSTRSTTTMKKVQELYQVNTTLSNMDVVCFADIVFLAVKPDEYASILKEIKPSLKKNSILISIAAGVTLKDMEQAVGQTVKLVRTMPNTPAFVQEGMTVFCSNDKVSDHELETVSEILQSFGRTEVISEVLMDSIPAISGSSPAYVYMFIEALADGGVLQGIPREQAYRIAAQAVLGAAKMVLDSGEHPGVLKDQVCTPGGATIEAVAELEKNHFRSSVIQAMERCTRKTKGIGS
- a CDS encoding DUF1292 domain-containing protein produces the protein MQEEVVEYIIIEDEEGNEEEYEVDAIIEMNGNSYILFSEADDLEIRKLVDDDGYQMLEQVSDSEIDQIMSAYEEALKEEK
- a CDS encoding aldo/keto reductase codes for the protein MKYRKLGELEISELSFGTWGIGGDWGKSNDQEAIDGLSRAMEAGVNFFDTADVYGSGHSEELLAKATKGKEDDIYIATKFCRAGDIFDPKNYSEEQVRSYLEGSLKRLQRERVDLYQIHCPPFEILKDGRVFEVLDKLQQEGKIRYYGVSVETVEEGLFCLENPNVKALQVIFNIFRQKPLEKLFPLAKENGVGILARVPLASGLLTGKFSGDTRFEENDHRNFNRDGQAFNVGETFAGVEFSKGVELSDKLSWISHDRGNMTRAALRWILDHDSVTSVIPGFKNVKQVEDNLKSLDVPPFSEEEMKKLKDFYLTEVHQHIRGAY
- a CDS encoding FAD-dependent oxidoreductase, which encodes MKQNASNSQPHAPEPYWRESVTFPKYPEILQDDSADITIVGGGISGLTAAYILSKKGKKVVVIEADRILNGTTGHTTAKITAQHGLFYDELIQHFGKNLAKKYYNAHMDARDFIKQTIQEENIECDFSDEDAYVYSTTEKYKEKIEKEMKAYEQIGIPGSLTYEIPFNIPIKNAIIMHGQSQFHPLKYFRKIADQITEQGGEIFENSTAVDIHEDRDSAFVILENGKRLKSSKVLICTHFPFYDKIGFYFARMNASRSYILGVKANQEFPGGMYINAEKPSRSLRSTKVGGEDLILIGGENHKTGHDEDTKAHYQALEAFGKDVFGEIEIPYKWSAQDLETLDKIPYIGHLTENQPNVFLATGYKKWGMTSGTLAGQLLSDLVLENQNPYANLFSPSRFVADPSLRHLLKQNLHVAKRFITGKLEKPLKTPGDLKKGEGDLVQVNEKKCGAYRDEEGILHFVDTTCSHMGCEVEWNNGEHTWDCPCHGSRYDIDGEVIEGPATKGLDPIQPF